The sequence ATTTTAGTTTTGATTCAGATCCGAGATCTTCTAGTCACGCTAATCTGTGTGGCTCTCTAAAAGACTGCTAACCAAACATGCAACAAGGGAACAAACTTGCAGATTCTAAGTGTTCTGCAGATGATCTTCAGCTGTTTGGTCAACTCCAAATTCTGTAAGTGATTCaaacaggagaaataaaagggaGAGCTTAGTTGGAGTGAGGTGTGCGCACATTAAGTTTCACTTGCTTAAATGAGGCAACACAGGTATCAGTCCAACAAACTCACTGCTAAACTCACACCATAATGAAGGAATCAGACCCAGAACAACTTATTCTCAGATGGTGATatagctgtgtattttttttttttattgtgtttttggCTTTAGTTTGCTAGTTTTCAAAAAATCAGAATGTGATTTAGGAATTAAGAGGGGAGGTAGAAATCtaaatatgagaagaaaaaaaaagataaatttaacGGGTCATTCTCTTCACAGAAATTACAGTGGATTGCTCTTTCTGGATTTAACAGTAGAGGCATGGGAAACTTTAAGATGTCACAAGTTTGTCGATAACATTTGAACATATGATTAGCTTTCGTGAGCTGTCTTTAGAAACcttatattttttccccctacacCTTGCCCAGAGATCCTACGTGCTTTCCTTCCCCTGAGGTTTTGGAAAACTTAAAATGTTGCTTTGACAAAAATCAAGGATGTGGAcaagtttttttcctgtgtgatgTCACTTTTCCTACTCTTCATAAGCCCCTGCAAAGAAGGGAACTTATCTGAGGATTCTTGCTCCAGACACAGACAAACAAGGGAAAGTGAGAAGCACAAAGGAGTATCAAGTTTCAGATACTGAACAGCCACTAAGAGCTGAGAACCATGCCGCACACCAgtccctgcagctgcctggagTACATGCTGCTTGTGCTCTGTATCCTGAAGGCTGCAGTCAGCTTCCCCAACTCCTCTCCACTGCTGAATCCCAGCTGGGGGAACGGAGATCAGCTGATGCACTTGTATACTTCTACAGAGAGGAACAGCTTCCATCTTCAAATCAATGCTGATGGCCACATCAGTGGTGTTCCTTACCAAACCATTTACAGTAAGTAACTTATTACGGACCCTCTGTCTTCACGGGAGTAGGGGAGGGCTAACAAGAGTTTTGCTTTCTCATTACCTGTAGAAAATTTCATCTTCTTggatggaaagcaaagagaggaGCAGAGCTATGGAATCAAAAACGTAGACAATTATAACACTAATTTTGtttaacaaataattttcttcaaagaaatatAACAGGTGAGGAATATCTATCTTTGTTGAAGATAACTAAAGTTGTGTGGTTCCTGTGATGCTCTGCAAGCAAAAATTACCTGAATTATCCTTCATTTCATGATTTTACCCACAGTTTCCTGTGGAATTTTTTATTAGTAGTTGATGATGACATATCCCAAAGAACTACTTTCCACTGCAGTGATAGCAttgtactgaaaaaaatcaccacaGCAGTTGTGAAAACCTGATTATGGCAATAAAACATTTTGGGGTGGAGATATTCTAACTACTAAAATTATGTCATTTTCTTCCAAGTGTATCAGTACTactttttactgaaaattgGTTTATAAGAGAAACTATAGATATGTGTATTTAATGCAGATGCATGGGAGAATCTCAGTTGTGCATAGAATGTGGGTAATTAAGCATGCAACAGTTGATAAAATGGGGGGAAACTGTGAAAGTCCAGACTGTAATAAATGAAGTGCTAAGCCTTTGGAGTTCATCAGAAGTAATCGTTCCCTTTTGTAACAGAAGGTTCTATCAtagtttattttcatgaaaaattcaGGAATTCTTTGCTGGATACCTGCCTGAACATATTAgctagtttaaaataaataaataaataataaaataaaataaaaataaaaaggtgtaGTTTGGCTTGGTTTTGTTATAAATCGTTTTTTTTAGGACATGAAGTTCTTAGATAGGATTCCAAAATTACTTATCTTTTAGCAGTAGCTATGCATACAAGTAGCTATGCGTCATaaagtcatttttattattactgcaTAACATGTCCTTCATCCACACAATTATACTTAATAAGCGCATCTTGTGATACTTGTGCAAAATAATATAAGGAACAAAAGACAATTTTAGAAGTTTAAtttatcaaagagaaaaaataatcaagttcccctatttctcttttaaggAATTACTGATGAAACACTTGTAGGAATGTCTCCTCTGTCTTAATGTCATTTTTCCTGTATATCTATGGGTtttataaaatttgtttttaggCATGTTGGGCAATAATCAGGGAgatgcaaaagagaaaacagccaGTAAAAAATCATGTCTTGCCATATCTGtcatgaaaaaaatccacatatATTTGGAATGCTCACAGGAGGGGTTGAAATCAAACAGTTAATAGGGTCATGAAAGGGAGGGTGACTGAATTTCTGCCAGGTCACCACACTACCACTACCACTGAGATTTCAGGTAAATAGAAAGTCCAAAGTGCTGCTCAGGCTGGGAGGAGGCTGGATGTGTGCAGCCCTCCTGGGTAGGGACTAAGGGTTACAGGGGATCCACAGTCTGTTTAAGAAGATGACAAGACATCTACCGTGGTCACAGATCAaggaaaattacttttcagCTTTTACTTAGCACCAATAAACCTGGTCTTGGAGTACTATAAAAAAGTCTGTTTGAGATGGATGTGGAAAAATTGGAACTGTTCCAGAAGAGAGTTTTCAGGATAGTCAGTGGCCTTGAACACAAACAATTTTGGAAAAGGTTGAGGGAGATAAGTTTATTTAACGTACTAAAAAGTAGTTTAAAGTGAATATCACAGGGCAGTTGCTACAGGCAGTCATAAAGATGAGGCAATCAAACTCCCTCTGGTCATGGccaggaacagaaaaaaggaaaaattggcCCAGAGTGGGGCTTGGGGCTTCAATTGgggatgttagaaaaaaaaattatttggaatgTTAGTGCAGCACTGGAACAAGGCATCAAGAGATGTAGTGGCATCTTAACTCTAGGAACTTTCCAAAGATCAAACAAAGCCACATTGAACCTGATTTAGGGTGCACAGTAGTCCTAAATGACATAGAAGATGAGTTCAAATCCATTAGTCAGTGTGTGGACCAGTAAGGCAAGAGTGTGGTGTCAAATGGGATTCTGGATTTGACATATTTGCTTTCTCAAACAGGTGCCCTAATGATCAAGTCTGAGGGTGCTGGCAGCGTTATAATCACAGGTGTGAAGAGTGGACGCTACCTATGCATGGACATGAAAGGAGACATTTTTGGATCGGTGAGTTACCTTTACAGGTAACAGGCACAGGCACAGTCTGCTACATACAACCCATTTCCTCAGCTAGGGCAAATCTGTACAACTACAGCAGTAGGATGTAGATATTAGCAAGCTGAGAACCTGCCACTTAGGTTAAACTTTCTCCTCTTCGATTGTACTGAATTGTAGAGCTGATAAAGAGCTCATCTGAGTTCCTGCTGGAATatatgaaagcagaaagagatCCAATGTGATCTTGTAATCTTGCTGTGGTATAGATTCACAGTAGCTCAAACAGTGTAGCCCTCTGTTGAAAGCAGTGTTGGCTCAATAACACCTCTGTTGAAAATTCCATATTGGATTAACATGAGTTGTCTGAGTTGCAGACCTGAAGATTGGAAAACACCTTCTGCAGGATCTCCACTGTCTTTTCCTCTTTAACAGGTGCTTGTCTTTCACCAAATCCCTTTGTTGACaattgtctttttattttttttcttctctaagcaTTATTTCAGCCAAGAGGACTGCGTGTTCAACCAAAGAACACTGGAAAATGGATATGATGTGTATCAATCTCCCAAGCACAATTTTCTGGTTAGCTTAGGCAGAACTAAGCAAGTTTTCTTCCCTGGTATGAATCCACCACCGTACTCCCAGTTTTTGTCCAGGAGAAACGAAATCCCGTTGTTTCGATTCAACACACCTGAACCCCACAGAAACACTAGAAGTGCAGATGTTGATCCAATGGATCCTCACCAGATCCTGGTCCCACAGAGAAAGGTCTCTGCAATAGAGtctcagctgcaactgcaaatGGACTTTTCCCATGTGCCCAGAGAACCCATGAGAGTCAATCAGAACGATGTGGTCAACCCAGATGACCCACACGCTATGATGGATGCCAGGAGATATGCTAGTCCTCGCTTTTACATTACAAGATAATGGCAACCACTTGCAAATTGATGACATGAATGAGTGCCTAAAACACTCAATCTGATTTCTAACCCTCAGGGTGGCTGCTAGAAACCTGAAggacattggaaaaaaaaaaaaattatttcaaattttgtcCTTATGCATGAGGTTTACTGAAAAAGGGTGTTGCACTCTGCTTTACTGGAAAGACGATCCATTTTCAAAACGAATAATAGAAACCAAATATTTTATGGTCTGAAATACCCTTAGTATGCataagtggaaaacagaattcaCTTGAATGTAATGACGAACTAGTGTTATGTTACTGATGTGTCTGGAAGAAGACTTGAGCCCTGCAGGATTTGAAACTCCAGCAGAGGCAGAGAATCTTCTTACTAGCTCACTTGCAAGCACAGCAGACTAACTGACTAACAGTGTGTTTTTTATCATATAAAACTTGCTATATATATTCTTAGGTGTTGAGATTGGAGCTTCAGTCTCTTTTCGTGCCTATAGGAGTCAAAAAGTGACCACTCTGGTGACAAAAAAAGCGGTGCACAAAGAAAACTGGAGTAGCTGACAGGGATCAAATGGCCTTGTGTAAACAGTCATTTCTGACACCTATTGAATCCAAGCTGAGGtttggaaaaagagaagttaaGTCTCACCGTTGTCTCAAGTTCTCTGTCACATCTCTCTATTCATTTAATTATAGCAACACAATATAGAAATGCAATATAGAAACATTCATTAGTTTTGCATGTTTCTAACCCAGAGAGAAGTTCGAGGATCAGTATATACCAAATAGGCTAGTTTGTTTTGCCCAGTGTTGAattctccaagaaaaaaaagcccctGGATTATGTCTCATAGGTAAATTATTAATAGTTAATGCAGACTCACATCTAATGAGTAAAAAATTAGACATGCCTTTAGAAAAGGAGCATCTAAGTTTGACATCAAAGTTTTTATCTAATTCTAAGCAGACATCAGATGCTTTATGTCTATAAGAGTGAAATGACTTTAATATTATCAGATTTCTAAATGTTGACAAAATCTAGGCATCTAGATTGACATATGTCATGGGTAAGTTAGTTACCAAAATGTAAACTCCATGTATACATTTGAAGTTTACCAATTTTTAACTAAGATAAGATATTTGCAgagttgtgtttttctttataatttagGTGAAAAATGGTTAAATTTAGTAGAGCTTCACTGGTTTTAATGGAGATGCATAGAAGATTCAGAACATTGTATACATATTTAGCACTTCTCCTTTATTTCATCTGCTTGTAGTCATATATTCCTGGAACTTTAAGTACATGTGATTCTGAACAAGTTCTTGATATACTTCAGCAGAAATCAATAGCATTAGAAATCAACAGACAGAGAAAATTTCAGCATGGCAGATATGTGAAaacatctttatatttttgGTGTGTgctctttcttccattttatttaatagCATATTTAACAGCATGACACCAGCCCGAAAATGAATGTTTCATCCAGCCTTTTTCATAGAAATAGCACATAAGATGTCAGGCTAGATTCTAGTTTTCCTCTTCCTACTATTTAGTGAAGTAATTCACTGAAGCCACTGAAGTTGGAATAGTGTTATAGTATCAAAAGTAAGGCCCACTGAgttgttttcatggaaattgcTGAATATTCACTGCAGAGTCTGTCCTGCTGACAGCATTTTAAATAAtctacacatacatatataaatacataaaatatcttttcatcTACAACCTCCAAGTAGTTACGTTAGAATAACCACACTATCTGATTCTGCTGCTATAAAAGTTTTGCCAGATAGTGCAGTTCTTAATTCATACAGGATTAGCATTGGACCAAGTGTTATGTCTcacaaattatttattattatcatgTTTATAATTAGTTTTTAAAGGAGAGAAGTTATTCTAATGGACTGGGGAATTGCAGGTGAGGAGGATAGCTATGTGTTTTCTTGCTTATTGGAAATACCACAAGAGTTTTTACCTTGTTGCCTATACAGTGGGAAGACATGATTTTATGTTCTagtttaataattttatttaattccttTACCATTGTTGGCTTTCTCTCCTTGAGAACTTTCTACTGCAGTTACACAAGCAGAAATTTTTTCTGTGCTCCACAGAGTTCACTAGGACACAAAGTCAGCAGTCCTAAGGAAGTTTGAATCATGAAAAGTTCTCTCTCAATCCATATTAAGCTTTGATGACAAAAATCTCTAAGGTCAAAACTCTATAATATCTCTATATCAGTGCATAAGAAGACAAGAAGTGTTGCTCAGAGATTTAATCCTTGTGTGTTGAATGAATGCATGGTAAATTTTGCAtcaaaaacacatttccaaCTATAAAGAACTTTATCAAAAGTGTCaggagaattattttttcaatggAGATGCTGGCCATCACCAGCTAGttagaaagcattactttttaaatattgcaatatttatttatttatttgagtgGGTCTTACGTCCCACagaatatttataaatatttataacaaTGAATTGTGGTGACTATTATAGCGATTATTATAATAAAAGtatcaataaatatttctttcgCTAGAAATGGCTGattttgtgttcattttgttcatttggGCCCACTGTTCCAGAAGAACTTGCATGAACAAGCAGTATTACTTGTTCCTGAAAATGTGTGTCCTACTATCCTCTGTGATTCTCAGCTTTAAATATTGAGGATTCCTGGCTGTTTCATGCACCACACCTGAAAACTAGGTGAAATatgatgagaaaaacaaagccttaATAGGTCTAAACAGATTTTGAAGGGATTATCACATCTACTGGCATCTGCTTTTTCAACaaaatagcaacagaaaactaCTGGTCTAGCAGTTCAGTCTTGCTAGGAAAAGTGATTCTGGCATCAAGGTCTTAGGATTAGGCAAATTACTGTTGCTGCTATTTATATTACTGCTATATTCTAACCCCACTTGTATTGCTGTACTCAGGCTTTGTTTTGCAGCAGGCACATCATGGATTAAATAAATTGAACATTTCTTTCCCATAATGGTCCCCAGGCCTACAAAGAACCTAACAGAGATCTTCAAAATGACTAAGTGCCCTTGGATCTGACAGATTGTTTCCTCGGAGTGCTCCCTCACCATGGGTAATCTATTGTGCTCTGTACAGTACAGTCAGTGTTAGTGAAAGCCATTAGTAGCATCTTTCACATCTTCCATGGTTTCATTACCAAGAGAAATATCATATTATTAAGTACCACTTAGTACTGCTGCATTTGGTGGTATGAAGATAGTGAACTTCAGTGAGTGAATCCTGGTGAACAACAGGttggtcatgagccagcagtgtgcccttgtggccagGAAGGCTAATAGTATTCTGAGTACGTTAAaaggagtgtggccagcaggtcgagggaagtgatcctcctcctctgttCTGTCCTGGTGAGGCTGTATCTGGAAGAATGTGTCCAATTTTGAACTCTCCAGTTCAAATGACAGGGATCTTCTAGAAAGAGGGCGATAGAAGTGATTaagggcctgaagcatctcctgtcTGAGGAAAAGTTGAGAGACCTGGgtctcttcagcctggagaagataaGGCTGAGAGGAGATTGCATCTCTGTCTACAAACACATAAAACATGGGAGTCAAGATGATGGAGGTAGGATCTTTGGTGGTGAGCAAACAGTTGAACAAGGGGCAACAGGCAGAAATTGGATCACTGGAAGTTCCATATTAATGCAGGGAAAAACTTCACTGTCAGAGTGGTAGACCAccggaacaggctgcccaaagaggttgtaTAGTATCTGTATCTGGAGATATGAAAGACTGACATGGACACCCTCCTGAGTAACCTGCTGTTGGGAACCTGTTCTAGCAGGGGggatggacttgatgatctccagagattcTTTCCAACTTCTACAATTCTGAGATCCTGTGATTAGTACAAAGGCAAGAGCATGGCTGATACTGGCAAAAGACAATCAAGGAAATCTATACTGTTCCTGTGCTTTTCTAAAAGCAAATATcttcaaatgaaacaaaactaaacaagcaaacaaaagcaactaAAACCTTCATCCCTATCTCAGGGCCGAACAAAttgtaggaaaaataaacaaaaaattaagtGACTTTTTGCTAGAAGTGTCTGTAAATAGTGTCATTAAAGAATGATACTTGAGCAGCAATATGAATGATGTCCAGCTTAGGGCATGAGAAAGGCTCAAGGGCATGAGAAAGGTTTATTTAgccaagagaagagaaggctccggggagaccttatagcagaCTTCTAATATGTAATAGGACTTAGAAGAAAGATGCAAGGGAATTCTTCAACACGGAGTGCTGCTTCTTACTCTCTCTGCCATTCACTGTGAGACTGCCCCACAGGAaaatctaaacctcctctgacTGCCCTTGCTGCTCATACAGCAGCGCTTACCCCttagttttacatttttgttacaTGATATCATATGGAATAGAATATCCCTTTGACCAGTTTAGGTAAGCTGTTCTGGTtttgtcccctcccagctccttgtatTCCTCAGCTCCCTAGCTGGCAAGacagtatgagaagctgaaaaactgaaacctccttggctctgtgcagcacttcTCAGCAACAATTAGAAACAacagtgtgttatcaacattgtttgtttttttctcctaaagcatCATATtagacactatgaagaaaataaactgttccAGCTGAAATCGGGATGATATCTACTCTTTATTCCATATAATTTacatcactgaatcatagaatggtttgggttggaagagaccattaagatcatctagtcccaaccctcctgccacaggcagggacacctccctctagagtAGGTTGCTCAAAGTCTCATCCcgcctggccttgaatgcttctaggGATGGGCCATTCACAGCCCCACTGGGCAACTTAgtccagtgtgtcaccaccctcacagaaaagaatttcttcctaatatcaagttaaaatctaccctctttcaatttaaaaccatttccccttgtcctgttgctacctgTCCTCATAAAAAGTTCcttcccagcttttctgtaagCCCTCTTCAGGTAATGGAAGGCCGCTACAAGGTCTCCTTgaagtcttctcttctccaggctgaaaggccccaactctctcagcaTATtcttgtaggggaggtgcttcagccctctgataatctttgtggccctcctctggacctactccaacaacttcatgtccttcttgtgttgggggctccaaaactggacacagtactccagatggggtgttatgagagcagagtagagaggcagTCACCTCTCTCTatctgctggtcacacttctcttgatgcgACCCAGGAaacagttggccttctgagctgcaagctggctcatgttgaatctctCATCAATCagcactcccaaatccttctcctcagggctgctctcaagccattctccacccaaccttcctgcttagtggatgaaggtaaggctgtaaatgaggttcacctggacttcagtaaagcctttgacactatCCCCAACAACATccttgtggagaagctggctgtcCACAGTCTGGATGAACATACACTCCACTAGGTGAAATACTGTCTGGATGGTCGGGCCCAAAGAATTGTGGACAGTGGAGTTAACTCTAAGTTGGCAGCCAGTCACGAGTGATATctcccagggctcagtactggggctgcttctatttaatatctttattaacGATCTTGATGAagggactgagtgcaccctcagtaagtttgcagatgacaccaagctgggagggagtgttgatctgcttgAGGGGAGAAGGacactgcagagggacctggatagactaCATCAATGGGCCAGAGTAAACTGtgtgagtttcaatagggccaaaCGTCAgatcctgcattttggtcacaacaaccccaggcaaccctacaggcttgggaggagtggctggaaagctgacTGATGGAAAGTGACCTTGGTGAACTGATAGACAGTTAGCTGAATCcgagccagcagcgtgcccaggtggccaagaaagccaatggcatgctggcttgtatcaggaacggtgtggtgagcaggacagggaagtcatcctgccctgtagtcggcattggtgaggcctcacctcgagtactgtgttcagttttgggcaccaaAAAGGACATTGAGGCACTGGAgcatgtccaaagaagggcaacaagtcTTGTAaaaggcttggagaatatgtcctacgaggagagactgaaggaactggggctgttcagtct is a genomic window of Meleagris gallopavo isolate NT-WF06-2002-E0010 breed Aviagen turkey brand Nicholas breeding stock chromosome 1, Turkey_5.1, whole genome shotgun sequence containing:
- the FGF23 gene encoding fibroblast growth factor 23, which codes for MPHTSPCSCLEYMLLVLCILKAAVSFPNSSPLLNPSWGNGDQLMHLYTSTERNSFHLQINADGHISGVPYQTIYSALMIKSEGAGSVIITGVKSGRYLCMDMKGDIFGSHYFSQEDCVFNQRTLENGYDVYQSPKHNFLVSLGRTKQVFFPGMNPPPYSQFLSRRNEIPLFRFNTPEPHRNTRSADVDPMDPHQILVPQRKVSAIESQLQLQMDFSHVPREPMRVNQNDVVNPDDPHAMMDARRYASPRFYITR